From Novosphingobium resinovorum, the proteins below share one genomic window:
- a CDS encoding GNAT family N-acetyltransferase, producing the protein MADPSLYCMFVTMTGQLTVCDAASGDAAAIAEIYAHYVLESTATFETEPPDEAESERRICELIKGGYPFLVMRDDDGKVLGFGFAQRYGPRAGYRYSVETTIYVCQDSLNRGIGSALLQELLTECEKRGFRQAFAVIAASEPASVVLHARAGFLPVGTLTAAGWKHGQWIDVFLMQRRLGDGNETLPEGAAAS; encoded by the coding sequence TTGGCAGACCCCTCGCTTTACTGCATGTTCGTGACGATGACAGGGCAACTGACAGTTTGCGACGCCGCGTCGGGGGATGCGGCCGCAATAGCCGAGATTTACGCGCACTACGTGCTGGAAAGCACCGCGACGTTCGAGACCGAGCCACCTGACGAGGCGGAATCGGAACGGCGGATCTGTGAGCTTATCAAGGGCGGCTATCCCTTCCTCGTCATGCGCGACGATGACGGCAAGGTGCTCGGCTTCGGCTTTGCCCAGCGCTACGGCCCGCGTGCGGGCTATCGCTACAGCGTCGAGACGACGATCTACGTGTGCCAGGACAGCCTGAACCGCGGGATCGGCAGCGCGCTGCTTCAGGAACTGCTCACCGAGTGCGAGAAGCGCGGTTTCCGGCAGGCTTTTGCGGTGATCGCGGCCTCGGAACCGGCCTCGGTCGTGCTCCACGCGCGGGCGGGGTTCCTGCCGGTCGGTACGCTGACGGCGGCGGGCTGGAAGCACGGTCAGTGGATCGACGTGTTCCTCATGCAGCGCCGCCTCGGCGACGGCAACGAGACGCTGCCCGAAGGTGCCGCGGCATCCTGA
- the crtY gene encoding lycopene beta-cyclase CrtY, with amino-acid sequence MQQKSADPAFCDLAILGGGLAGGLIALAFAARRPDLRVAIFERDQRLGGEHVWSFFASDLPEGGEALLDPIVVARWDDYEVRFPGTRRHLTTPYRSATGTKLDAAVRAALPADAIVTGFEVGHADATSVTLSDGRRFATGAVIDARGSRGLPHMAGGWQKFVGLSLRLASPHGLARPVVMDATVAQIDGYRFVYCLPFSDTEVFVEDTYYSDTSDLDLPALRTRIADYARAQGWQVESVAYEETGVLPVIAEGDFEAFWRAGSPLPRAGTRAALCHPLTSYSIPDATRFALYLTSLDNLSGSALLRTSHDRAAQHWRQGRFYRMLSRMLFGAAHGPDRWRMLARFYTLPEGLIERFYAGRSTPLDMARVLAGKPPVPVGAALASLTGRGRPLADLGAVS; translated from the coding sequence ATGCAGCAAAAATCGGCCGATCCGGCGTTCTGTGACCTCGCGATACTCGGCGGCGGCCTTGCCGGCGGGCTGATCGCGCTTGCCTTCGCGGCGCGGCGACCGGACCTTCGTGTGGCGATATTCGAGCGTGATCAACGACTTGGCGGGGAACACGTCTGGTCCTTCTTCGCCAGCGACCTGCCCGAAGGCGGCGAGGCGCTGCTGGACCCCATCGTCGTTGCCCGTTGGGACGATTACGAGGTGCGTTTTCCCGGCACCAGGCGGCACCTAACGACACCCTACCGGAGCGCAACGGGCACAAAGCTCGACGCGGCGGTGCGCGCAGCGCTGCCCGCCGACGCCATCGTCACCGGCTTCGAAGTCGGGCACGCCGACGCCACCAGCGTCACCCTGTCCGATGGTCGCCGCTTCGCCACCGGGGCGGTGATCGACGCGCGGGGGAGCCGGGGCCTGCCGCACATGGCAGGCGGCTGGCAGAAGTTCGTCGGGCTGTCGCTGCGCCTCGCTTCGCCGCATGGGCTGGCGCGGCCGGTGGTGATGGATGCCACCGTCGCGCAGATCGACGGCTACCGCTTCGTCTACTGCCTGCCCTTCTCCGATACCGAGGTCTTCGTCGAGGATACGTACTATTCCGATACCTCCGACCTCGACCTCCCGGCCCTGCGCACCCGCATCGCCGACTATGCCCGCGCGCAAGGCTGGCAGGTCGAGAGTGTTGCCTACGAGGAAACCGGCGTCCTTCCCGTCATCGCCGAGGGGGATTTCGAGGCGTTCTGGCGCGCCGGAAGCCCCCTGCCGCGTGCCGGAACCCGCGCCGCCTTGTGCCATCCGCTGACATCCTACTCGATTCCCGATGCGACAAGATTCGCGCTTTACCTGACCAGCCTCGACAATCTCTCCGGGTCCGCCCTATTGAGGACCAGTCATGACAGGGCCGCACAGCACTGGCGCCAAGGGCGCTTCTATCGAATGTTGAGCAGGATGCTCTTCGGCGCCGCACACGGCCCGGATCGCTGGCGCATGCTGGCGCGCTTCTACACGCTGCCCGAAGGGCTGATCGAACGGTTCTACGCAGGCCGCTCGACCCCGCTCGACATGGCGCGGGTGCTGGCCGGAAAGCCGCCGGTGCCGGTGGGCGCGGCGCTCGCCAGCCTGACCGGACGCGGGCGTCCGCTGGCTGATCTGGGAGCCGTATCGTGA
- a CDS encoding phytoene desaturase, translated as MKKACVIGAGFGGLALAIRLQSSGIATTLIEARDKVGGRAYSWQREGFTFDAGPTVVTDPECLRELWKLSGHDIADDVTLMPVMPFYRLNWTDGVTFDYSNDEGSLRREIARVAPGDLAGYEEFERYAAGVWQEGYVKLGHEAFLDFSSMIKAAPAMMRYQAWRSVYSMVSHYVKDEHLRQALSFHTLLVGGNPMSTSAIYALIHKLEKDGGVWWTKGGTNKLAQGMANLFERLGGTLRIGDKVRQVHTIGDQVTEVECESGWRERFDAVASNGDLMHTYASLLGDTVRGKEMARSLTKKSFSPSLFVVHFGLEGTWPGIPHHTILFGPRYKGLLDDIFEHGVLPRDFSIYLHHPTVTDPSMAPPGKSTFYALVPVAHMGKLPIDWAEVGPVLEQRVIREVGRRLIPDIEDRIVTRFHYAPPDFEADLGAWKGNAFSLSPILTQSAFFRGHNRDDKLKNLYLVGAGTHPGAGIPGVVGSAKATAKLMLEDLR; from the coding sequence GTGAAGAAGGCCTGCGTCATCGGCGCCGGTTTCGGCGGCCTTGCCCTCGCGATCCGGCTCCAGAGCAGCGGCATCGCCACCACCCTGATCGAAGCGCGCGACAAGGTGGGCGGCCGCGCCTACTCCTGGCAGCGCGAGGGCTTCACTTTCGATGCCGGCCCCACCGTCGTCACCGACCCCGAATGCCTGCGCGAGTTGTGGAAGCTCTCCGGCCACGACATCGCCGACGACGTGACGCTGATGCCGGTCATGCCGTTCTATCGCCTCAACTGGACCGATGGCGTCACTTTCGACTACTCGAACGACGAAGGTTCCCTGCGCCGCGAGATCGCCCGCGTCGCCCCCGGCGACCTTGCCGGGTACGAGGAGTTCGAACGCTACGCCGCCGGGGTCTGGCAGGAAGGCTACGTCAAGCTGGGGCACGAGGCGTTCCTCGACTTCTCCAGCATGATCAAGGCCGCGCCCGCGATGATGCGCTATCAGGCGTGGCGCTCGGTCTACTCGATGGTCTCGCACTACGTGAAGGACGAGCATCTGCGGCAGGCGCTGTCCTTCCACACCCTGCTGGTCGGCGGCAACCCGATGAGCACCAGCGCGATCTACGCCCTGATCCACAAGCTGGAAAAGGACGGCGGCGTGTGGTGGACCAAGGGCGGCACCAACAAGCTGGCGCAGGGCATGGCGAACCTGTTCGAGCGGCTCGGCGGCACGCTGCGCATCGGCGACAAGGTCCGGCAGGTCCACACCATCGGCGACCAGGTCACCGAAGTGGAATGCGAGAGCGGCTGGCGCGAACGCTTCGACGCGGTCGCTTCCAACGGCGACCTCATGCATACGTACGCCAGCCTCCTCGGCGACACGGTGCGCGGCAAGGAGATGGCCAGGAGCCTGACCAAGAAGAGCTTCTCGCCCAGCCTTTTCGTCGTGCACTTCGGGCTGGAGGGCACCTGGCCCGGCATCCCGCACCATACGATCCTGTTCGGCCCCCGCTACAAGGGCCTGCTCGACGACATCTTCGAGCATGGCGTGCTGCCGCGCGATTTCTCGATCTATCTCCATCACCCGACCGTCACCGATCCCTCGATGGCGCCGCCGGGCAAGAGCACTTTCTACGCGCTCGTCCCCGTCGCCCACATGGGCAAGCTGCCGATCGACTGGGCGGAAGTCGGCCCGGTGCTGGAACAGCGCGTGATCCGCGAAGTCGGCCGCCGCCTGATCCCCGACATCGAGGACCGCATCGTCACCCGCTTCCACTACGCCCCGCCCGATTTCGAGGCGGACCTCGGCGCGTGGAAGGGCAATGCCTTCAGCCTCTCGCCGATCCTGACGCAGAGCGCCTTCTTCCGCGGCCACAACCGCGACGACAAGCTGAAGAACCTCTACCTCGTCGGCGCGGGCACGCATCCGGGCGCGGGGATTCCCGGCGTCGTCGGCAGCGCCAAGGCCACCGCCAAGCTTATGCTGGAAGACCTCAGGTGA
- a CDS encoding TIGR00730 family Rossman fold protein, with protein MKRLAVYCGSATPADPRYVQLAADVGTALATQGIGVVYGGGRLGLMGAVAGAALAAGGECIGVIPEALTGKDGKGGEVANYDCELTIVKTMHERKAKFTELSDGFLVLPGGVGTMDELWEAVSWAQLGYHNKPVGVLNAFGFYDGLLAFNRHMAEVGFVRPAHQGILLADTELAPLLDRMHAHQPIVPIVNMDPNTL; from the coding sequence ATGAAGCGTCTCGCCGTCTACTGCGGCTCCGCCACTCCCGCCGATCCCCGCTACGTGCAGCTTGCCGCGGACGTCGGCACCGCGCTTGCCACGCAGGGCATCGGCGTCGTCTACGGCGGCGGTCGTCTGGGTCTCATGGGCGCCGTCGCGGGCGCCGCGCTGGCGGCGGGCGGCGAGTGCATCGGCGTCATCCCCGAAGCGCTCACCGGCAAGGACGGCAAGGGCGGCGAAGTCGCCAACTACGATTGCGAACTGACGATCGTGAAGACCATGCACGAGCGCAAGGCCAAGTTCACCGAGCTGTCCGACGGCTTCCTCGTCCTGCCCGGCGGCGTCGGCACCATGGACGAGCTGTGGGAGGCGGTCAGCTGGGCGCAGCTGGGCTATCACAACAAGCCGGTCGGCGTGCTCAATGCCTTCGGATTCTACGACGGACTGCTGGCGTTCAACCGCCACATGGCCGAAGTCGGCTTCGTGCGCCCGGCGCACCAGGGTATCCTGCTGGCCGATACCGAACTGGCCCCACTGCTCGACCGGATGCATGCGCACCAGCCGATCGTGCCGATCGTGAACATGGACCCGAACACGCTGTGA
- a CDS encoding phytoene/squalene synthase family protein, translating into MPFNRAALVAEAHESIRRGSKSFAAASRLFDRETRERVWLLYAWCRACDDIADEQDHGGMSTPGKLDPESRLATIRTLTELAMAGEATGSPAFDALGQLMRETPITPAMVEDVLAGFALDAAEWRPRSETDMLRYCYHVAGAVGVMMAAVMGVPADDEDTLDRACDLGIAFQLANIVRDVWEDDANGRCYLPVEWLVEADIPPGEITKPHYRHALVPQVARACAMAREYEASARVGAAKLAFRQRWAVLSAAGIYGGIAREVERLGAHAWDHRARVSMPQKLRLIAGAFFEAKREPVPAPIPRPSRRELAGLSSSRT; encoded by the coding sequence ATGCCGTTTAACCGTGCCGCCCTCGTGGCCGAAGCCCACGAGTCCATCCGGCGCGGCTCGAAGAGTTTCGCCGCCGCCAGCCGCCTGTTCGACCGCGAAACGCGCGAGCGGGTCTGGCTGCTCTACGCCTGGTGCCGCGCCTGCGACGACATCGCCGACGAGCAGGATCACGGCGGTATGTCCACCCCCGGCAAGCTCGACCCCGAATCGCGCCTCGCCACGATCCGCACCCTCACCGAACTGGCGATGGCCGGGGAGGCGACCGGCTCGCCCGCCTTCGACGCACTCGGCCAGCTCATGCGCGAGACGCCGATCACCCCCGCCATGGTCGAGGACGTGCTCGCCGGCTTCGCGCTCGACGCCGCCGAATGGCGCCCGCGCTCCGAAACCGACATGCTGCGCTACTGCTACCACGTAGCGGGCGCGGTGGGGGTGATGATGGCCGCCGTCATGGGCGTGCCCGCCGACGACGAGGACACGCTCGACCGCGCCTGCGACCTCGGCATCGCCTTCCAGCTCGCCAACATCGTGCGCGACGTGTGGGAGGACGACGCCAACGGCCGCTGCTACCTGCCGGTCGAATGGCTGGTGGAGGCCGACATCCCCCCCGGCGAGATCACCAAGCCGCACTATCGCCACGCCCTCGTCCCGCAAGTCGCGCGGGCCTGCGCGATGGCGCGCGAATACGAGGCCTCCGCCCGCGTCGGCGCGGCGAAGCTGGCGTTCCGGCAGCGCTGGGCCGTGCTCTCGGCGGCAGGCATCTACGGCGGCATCGCGCGGGAGGTGGAGCGGCTCGGCGCCCATGCATGGGATCACCGCGCTAGGGTGAGCATGCCGCAAAAGCTCCGCCTGATTGCCGGCGCTTTCTTCGAAGCGAAGCGTGAGCCCGTACCCGCGCCGATACCCCGGCCATCGCGCCGCGAACTGGCAGGCCTTTCGTCGTCCCGGACTTGA
- a CDS encoding lmo0937 family membrane protein gives MLFTIAAILIVLWLLGFVVFHVSSALIHVLLVIAIVVGLVQLFRGRRV, from the coding sequence ATGCTATTCACCATCGCCGCCATCCTCATCGTGCTCTGGCTGCTCGGCTTCGTCGTGTTCCATGTTTCCAGCGCGCTGATCCACGTGCTGCTGGTGATCGCCATCGTCGTGGGTCTCGTGCAGCTGTTCCGCGGCCGCAGGGTATAA
- a CDS encoding multidrug effflux MFS transporter, with amino-acid sequence MTSPAPRSDKFPMGELEFVVMMASFQALQALAIDVMLPALGAIGTDLHLADPNRRQLIVGVFLICSGLGSLFPGALADRFGRRPVVLTAITSYVLLSMVCAVSASFELLLIARGMMGFVTSAMIVMPMTILRDRFEGDRMARSQSLIAMTFMVVPMIAPMLGQTVLLFAGWRWIFGIMGGLAACVFAWAWTRLPETLHPDFRQPVRFGVIAGNMGLALKERASLGYFLGAAFVQAALFGYINSAQQLVGEHFGAGTMFPVIFGCMALVMACTNFANARIVERFGARRVSHAALLCYIAVGALHLALAMRGEGLWTFLPLMTLSMCMLSFIGSNFQAISLQPFARIAGAAASVMAFVRMVLGATLGSLIGQAYDGTARPIMAAMVICGLIALVLVLYSEGGRLFRRLNPPEYYRNAPPPVGH; translated from the coding sequence ATGACCTCCCCCGCACCACGCTCCGACAAGTTCCCGATGGGGGAGCTCGAATTCGTCGTCATGATGGCCTCCTTCCAAGCCCTGCAGGCGCTGGCGATCGACGTCATGCTGCCGGCGCTCGGCGCGATTGGCACCGACCTGCACCTGGCCGACCCCAACCGGCGCCAGCTGATCGTCGGCGTGTTCCTGATCTGCTCGGGGCTCGGTTCGCTGTTTCCGGGGGCGCTGGCCGACCGTTTCGGGCGGCGTCCGGTGGTGCTGACGGCGATCACTTCCTACGTGCTGCTCTCCATGGTCTGCGCGGTTTCGGCCAGCTTCGAGTTGCTGCTGATCGCGCGCGGCATGATGGGCTTCGTGACCTCGGCGATGATCGTCATGCCGATGACCATCCTGCGCGACCGGTTCGAGGGCGACCGCATGGCGCGCAGCCAGTCGCTGATCGCGATGACCTTCATGGTGGTGCCGATGATCGCGCCGATGCTGGGGCAGACGGTGCTGCTGTTCGCGGGATGGCGCTGGATCTTCGGGATCATGGGCGGCCTTGCCGCCTGCGTCTTCGCCTGGGCGTGGACTCGCCTGCCGGAAACGCTGCACCCCGATTTCCGCCAGCCCGTGCGCTTCGGCGTGATCGCGGGGAACATGGGGCTGGCGCTGAAGGAGCGCGCGTCACTCGGCTATTTCCTGGGCGCGGCCTTCGTGCAGGCGGCGCTGTTCGGCTACATCAACAGCGCGCAGCAGCTGGTGGGCGAGCACTTCGGCGCGGGCACGATGTTCCCGGTGATCTTCGGCTGCATGGCGCTGGTGATGGCCTGCACCAACTTCGCCAACGCCCGCATCGTCGAGCGGTTCGGTGCGCGGCGCGTCTCGCACGCGGCCCTGCTGTGCTACATCGCGGTGGGCGCGCTTCATCTCGCGCTGGCGATGCGGGGCGAAGGGCTGTGGACCTTCCTGCCGCTGATGACGCTGTCGATGTGCATGCTCAGCTTCATCGGCTCGAACTTCCAGGCGATCTCGCTGCAGCCTTTCGCGCGGATCGCGGGGGCGGCGGCCTCGGTCATGGCGTTCGTGCGAATGGTGCTGGGGGCGACGCTGGGGTCGCTGATCGGACAGGCTTACGACGGCACCGCGCGGCCGATCATGGCGGCCATGGTGATCTGCGGGCTCATCGCGCTGGTACTGGTGCTCTATTCGGAGGGCGGACGGCTGTTCCGCCGGCTCAACCCGCCGGAGTATTACCGCAATGCGCCTCCGCCAGTCGGTCACTGA
- the dinB gene encoding DNA polymerase IV codes for MFSQDDHRPGSGEDEADGLRKIIHVDMDAFYASVEQRDDPSIRGLPVAVGGSSGRGVVAAASYEARKFGVRSAMPSARAVRLCPDLVFRKPRFEVYREVSQQIRAIFLDYTPHVEPLSLDEAYLDVTADLKGIGSATRIAQEIRRRIKADTQLTASAGVSYNKFLAKLASDQNKPDGLCVIRPGEGAQFVAGLPVRRFHGVGPRGAEKMARLGIETGADLAGKDLAFLRANFGSFAEYLFRAARGVDLRQVRADRPRKSVGGERTFFENIEDPVALRETMDHIVDVVWERIERSGARGRTVTMKLRYADFQTLTRARSLHHFVADKAEFSAIGHALLEDHLPLPQPIRLMGLTLSALEQREEDARPAKDGQLSLL; via the coding sequence ATGTTTTCGCAGGACGATCATCGCCCCGGATCGGGAGAGGACGAGGCCGACGGCCTGCGCAAGATCATTCACGTCGACATGGACGCCTTCTACGCCAGCGTCGAGCAGCGTGACGATCCCTCGATCCGGGGGCTTCCCGTAGCGGTCGGCGGCTCGTCCGGACGGGGCGTGGTGGCGGCGGCGAGCTACGAAGCGCGCAAGTTCGGCGTGCGTTCGGCAATGCCCTCCGCCCGCGCCGTTCGCCTTTGCCCGGACCTCGTGTTCCGCAAGCCGCGCTTCGAGGTCTACCGCGAGGTCAGCCAGCAGATCCGCGCGATCTTCCTCGACTATACCCCCCATGTCGAACCGCTCTCGCTCGACGAGGCCTATCTCGACGTCACCGCCGACCTCAAGGGCATCGGCTCGGCCACCCGCATCGCGCAGGAAATCCGCCGCCGGATCAAGGCCGACACACAGCTGACCGCCAGTGCCGGGGTGTCCTACAACAAGTTCCTCGCCAAGCTCGCCAGCGACCAGAACAAGCCCGATGGCCTCTGCGTCATCCGCCCCGGCGAGGGCGCGCAGTTCGTCGCCGGGCTACCGGTGCGCCGCTTCCACGGCGTCGGCCCGCGCGGGGCGGAGAAGATGGCGCGCCTCGGCATCGAGACCGGCGCCGACCTTGCGGGCAAGGACCTCGCCTTCCTGCGCGCCAACTTCGGCAGCTTCGCCGAGTACCTGTTCCGCGCCGCACGGGGCGTCGACTTGCGCCAGGTACGTGCCGATCGCCCGCGCAAGTCGGTAGGCGGCGAGCGCACCTTCTTCGAGAACATCGAGGACCCGGTGGCCCTGCGCGAAACCATGGACCACATCGTCGACGTGGTATGGGAGCGCATCGAACGTTCCGGCGCGCGCGGCCGGACGGTGACGATGAAGCTGCGCTACGCCGACTTCCAGACCCTCACCCGCGCCCGCTCTTTGCATCATTTCGTGGCGGACAAGGCGGAGTTCTCGGCGATCGGCCATGCCTTGCTGGAGGACCACTTGCCCCTGCCCCAGCCGATCCGCCTGATGGGCCTGACGCTTTCGGCGCTGGAGCAGCGCGAGGAAGACGCGAGGCCCGCGAAGGACGGGCAGTTATCGCTGTTGTAG
- a CDS encoding energy transducer TonB: MSYVDGNSGSTRKALTGGAVVLIQGGLALALINGFAVTFFEKEKPPHLASEFFPTKPVTPDLPPPPTAEPDQKLVRDTPISAPLPRLDITPKAAITGVTVDPMPVSGATEFSSDFVLPSTAPSEPAARFTPKVARPRGNVAGWVTTADYPTADIRAGNTGTVRFRLAIDADGRVSACTVTQSSGFPGLDAATCRNVTRRARFDAASDATGGRAAGTYDGTIRRVIPND; the protein is encoded by the coding sequence ATGTCTTATGTCGACGGGAATTCCGGAAGTACACGCAAGGCTCTGACTGGTGGTGCCGTCGTCCTGATCCAGGGCGGTCTGGCACTGGCGCTGATCAACGGTTTCGCGGTGACCTTCTTCGAGAAGGAGAAGCCGCCGCACCTTGCCAGCGAGTTCTTCCCCACCAAGCCCGTCACCCCGGACCTGCCGCCACCTCCGACCGCAGAGCCGGACCAGAAGCTGGTGCGAGACACGCCGATCAGCGCGCCGCTGCCGCGCTTGGACATCACGCCCAAGGCCGCGATCACCGGCGTCACCGTCGATCCGATGCCGGTAAGCGGCGCCACCGAGTTCAGCAGCGACTTCGTGCTGCCCTCCACCGCGCCGAGCGAACCGGCGGCCCGTTTCACGCCCAAGGTCGCCCGGCCGCGTGGAAATGTCGCGGGCTGGGTCACCACTGCCGACTACCCGACCGCTGACATTCGCGCAGGGAATACCGGGACGGTGCGCTTCCGCCTCGCCATCGATGCCGATGGCCGCGTGTCGGCCTGCACGGTCACGCAGTCGAGCGGCTTTCCCGGCCTCGATGCGGCGACCTGCCGCAACGTCACGCGGCGCGCCCGCTTCGATGCGGCGAGCGATGCCACCGGCGGCAGGGCTGCAGGGACTTACGACGGGACCATCCGCCGGGTGATCCCGAACGACTGA
- the rpoN gene encoding RNA polymerase factor sigma-54 has protein sequence MALGPRLDLRQSQSLVMTPQLQQAIKLLALSNLEIETFIGEALDANPLLDVGAQAPAAETVEAPAEARVTALETSGVDRLIGEGRAADDRPLDIDTGAFDRDRDTGDGAVRDETWGADLRLSGASGGEEGPGIDERAALGGTLAEHLEAQVGAVARDPFTEGVARYIIGQLDEAGYLPVSLSELAGDLGVDPGEMEEGLALVQALDPTGVGARSLSECIALQAREADRYDPLMAKMIENLDLLAKGELPRLKRICGVDDEDFADMLAELRSYDPKPGLRFGGEPSGAVTPDILVTPRADSGWDIALNQATLPRLIVNRGYYIELKGECDDKASRAWLSDKLADANWLIKALDQRQKTILKVAAELVKQQDGFFRNGVSHLRPLTLRAVAEAIGMHESTVSRVTSNKFLNCPRGTYELKYFFSSGVASADGEGGASAEAVKAAIRQLIDAEDAKAILSDDALVDLLKGKGFELARRTVAKYREAIGLGSSVQRRRQKALAGAR, from the coding sequence ATGGCGCTGGGGCCGCGCCTCGATCTCAGGCAGAGCCAGTCGCTGGTCATGACGCCGCAGCTTCAGCAGGCGATCAAGCTGCTGGCGCTGTCCAACCTCGAGATCGAGACTTTCATCGGAGAGGCGCTCGACGCCAACCCGCTTCTTGACGTGGGCGCGCAGGCGCCTGCCGCCGAGACGGTGGAGGCACCCGCCGAGGCGCGCGTAACGGCGCTGGAGACGTCCGGCGTGGATCGCCTGATCGGCGAGGGCCGCGCTGCTGACGATCGCCCGCTCGACATCGATACCGGCGCTTTCGACCGTGACCGCGACACCGGCGACGGCGCCGTCCGCGACGAGACATGGGGCGCGGACCTGCGGCTCAGCGGAGCATCGGGCGGCGAGGAAGGCCCCGGCATCGACGAACGCGCGGCCCTCGGCGGCACGCTGGCCGAACACCTCGAAGCTCAAGTCGGCGCGGTCGCGCGCGATCCCTTCACCGAGGGCGTCGCGCGCTACATCATCGGCCAGCTCGACGAGGCGGGCTACCTGCCGGTGAGCCTGTCCGAACTTGCGGGCGACCTCGGCGTCGATCCCGGCGAGATGGAGGAAGGGCTGGCGCTGGTCCAGGCGCTCGACCCCACCGGCGTCGGTGCGCGCAGCCTGTCCGAATGCATCGCCCTGCAGGCGCGCGAGGCGGACCGCTACGACCCGCTCATGGCGAAGATGATCGAGAACCTCGATCTGCTGGCAAAGGGCGAACTGCCCCGGCTCAAGCGCATCTGCGGGGTGGACGACGAGGATTTCGCCGACATGCTGGCGGAACTGCGCAGCTACGATCCCAAGCCCGGCCTGCGCTTCGGCGGCGAGCCGAGCGGCGCGGTGACGCCCGATATTCTGGTGACGCCCCGTGCCGATAGCGGCTGGGACATCGCGCTCAACCAGGCGACCTTACCGCGCCTGATCGTCAATCGCGGCTACTACATCGAGCTGAAGGGCGAGTGCGACGACAAGGCTTCGCGCGCGTGGCTGTCGGACAAGCTGGCGGATGCGAACTGGCTGATCAAGGCGCTCGATCAGCGGCAGAAGACCATCCTCAAGGTCGCGGCCGAGCTTGTGAAGCAGCAGGACGGCTTCTTCCGCAATGGCGTCTCGCACCTCCGGCCGCTGACCCTGCGCGCGGTGGCGGAAGCGATCGGCATGCACGAATCGACCGTCAGCCGCGTGACCTCGAACAAGTTCCTCAACTGCCCGCGCGGGACTTACGAGCTGAAGTACTTCTTCAGTTCGGGCGTCGCCTCGGCGGACGGCGAGGGCGGGGCCTCGGCCGAGGCGGTCAAGGCGGCGATCCGCCAGCTCATCGATGCCGAGGATGCGAAGGCGATCCTGTCCGACGACGCGCTGGTGGATCTGCTGAAGGGCAAGGGCTTCGAACTCGCCCGGCGTACCGTCGCCAAATACCGCGAGGCGATCGGGCTCGGCAGTTCGGTGCAGCGTCGCCGCCAGAAGGCACTCGCAGGCGCGCGTTGA
- the lptB gene encoding LPS export ABC transporter ATP-binding protein codes for MTAEFQQDHGPAATDSALLAERGGLEVISIAKSYDKRAVLTDISLSVAKGEVLGLLGPNGAGKTTCFYSIMGLVRPDSGRILMDGVDVTRLPMYRRAILGLGYLPQETSIFRGMTVEQNISAVLELNEPDRDVRQAELDRLLDEFGLTRLRTSPAMALSGGERRRCEIARALAAKPSIMLLDEPFAGIDPLSISDIRDLVRDLKTRGIGVLITDHNVRETLDIVDRACIIYGGQVLFAGSPEALVADENVRRLYLGEGFTL; via the coding sequence ATGACGGCAGAATTTCAGCAGGATCACGGCCCCGCAGCCACCGACTCCGCACTTCTGGCGGAGCGTGGCGGGCTGGAGGTCATCTCAATCGCCAAGAGCTACGACAAGCGCGCAGTTCTCACCGACATTTCGCTTTCGGTCGCGAAGGGCGAAGTGCTGGGCCTGCTCGGGCCGAACGGCGCGGGCAAGACGACGTGCTTCTACTCGATCATGGGGCTGGTCCGGCCCGACTCCGGGCGTATCCTGATGGACGGCGTCGATGTGACCCGCCTGCCGATGTACCGCCGTGCGATCCTGGGTCTGGGCTATCTGCCGCAGGAAACCTCGATCTTCCGGGGCATGACGGTGGAACAGAACATCAGCGCGGTGCTCGAACTGAACGAGCCCGACCGCGATGTGCGGCAGGCCGAGCTTGACCGCCTGCTCGACGAATTCGGCCTGACCCGCCTGCGCACCAGCCCGGCGATGGCGCTCTCGGGCGGTGAACGCCGCCGCTGCGAAATTGCCCGCGCGCTGGCCGCCAAGCCCTCGATCATGCTGCTCGACGAGCCGTTCGCGGGCATCGACCCGCTTTCGATCTCGGACATCCGCGACCTCGTGCGCGATCTCAAGACGCGCGGCATCGGCGTGCTGATCACCGACCACAACGTGCGCGAGACCCTCGACATCGTCGACCGCGCCTGCATCATCTACGGCGGCCAGGTGCTCTTCGCCGGCAGCCCGGAAGCGCTGGTGGCGGACGAGAACGTGCGGCGCCTCTATCTGGGCGAAGGCTTCACGTTGTGA